The following proteins come from a genomic window of bacterium:
- the nuoK gene encoding NADH-quinone oxidoreductase subunit NuoK, giving the protein MPELNHYLLLAVLLFGLGVTGVLVRRNALIILMCVEMMLNAANLVLVAFSAKAGNLDGQAFAFFSMTVAAAEVAVGLAIVVLIYRWLGSTDIEHIRLTAGREEGQ; this is encoded by the coding sequence ATGCCCGAGCTGAACCATTACCTGCTGCTGGCCGTGCTCCTCTTCGGGCTGGGCGTCACCGGAGTGCTGGTGCGGCGCAACGCCCTCATCATCCTCATGTGCGTGGAGATGATGCTGAACGCCGCCAATCTGGTCCTCGTCGCCTTCAGCGCCAAGGCGGGCAACCTGGACGGCCAGGCCTTCGCTTTCTTCAGCATGACGGTGGCCGCCGCCGAGGTGGCGGTGGGCCTCGCCATCGTCGTGCTCATCTACCGCTGGCTGGGCAGCACCGACATCGAGCACATCCGCCTGACGGCGGGGCGGGAGGAGGGGCAATGA
- a CDS encoding NADH-quinone oxidoreductase subunit J yields MRPLLFILLSVLTLGGGLWVLVRKSPVDSVLGLLVVMVALAGHYMMLDAPFLAAVQLIVYGGAVIILFLFVIMLLNLRRDSILARRLPPGRWIYALPGAAVMLALAGIFRSGLDWHAGGPPVSGTVEAFGAELFRKWVYPFELTSILLLAALVGAVALTRRGREPGAGDGGGKA; encoded by the coding sequence GTGAGACCCTTGCTCTTCATCCTGCTGTCCGTCCTCACGCTGGGGGGCGGTCTCTGGGTCCTCGTCCGCAAGAGCCCGGTGGACTCCGTGCTGGGCCTGCTGGTGGTGATGGTCGCCCTCGCCGGCCATTACATGATGCTGGACGCCCCCTTCCTGGCCGCCGTCCAGCTCATCGTCTACGGCGGCGCGGTGATCATCCTCTTCCTCTTCGTCATCATGCTGCTCAACCTGCGCCGGGACAGCATCCTGGCCCGCCGCCTGCCGCCCGGACGCTGGATCTACGCCCTGCCCGGCGCCGCCGTCATGCTCGCCCTGGCCGGCATCTTCCGCTCCGGGCTGGATTGGCACGCCGGCGGCCCGCCCGTCTCGGGCACGGTGGAGGCTTTCGGCGCCGAGCTGTTCCGCAAGTGGGTCTACCCTTTTGAGCTGACCAGCATCCTGCTGCTGGCGGCCCTGGTGGGGGCGGTGGCCCTGACGCGGCGCGGACGGGAGCCGGGCGCGGGCGACGGGGGGGGGAAGGCCTGA
- a CDS encoding T9SS type A sorting domain-containing protein: MNKKLLSCALGVLVCGPAAFAITFTGDVDADFTAPEGIIVLDGVGDVGLPANAPPLTISGWDLSKSAFELVRATGELHVGLDFVGFGGDADGDGNGGVTSIWLASNGGVDLPGLAMTESICIAFDFDQDGGYDLIAGVGANDGVFRVSDFVGLPSLPAFAFGPLAPHDGGHFFGPDMELTLSNLGSLVDLDPSEPVCFNFLVFAGSYQDDGIGEDYQEGELCFPPDELVSAVDPVSPTLISAYPNPFNPATTLAVELGQTGPVELSVYNLNGQLVQTLVKGMMEAGRHELSFDGAGLPSGLYLAKLATSQGTQVTRLVLTK, encoded by the coding sequence ATGAACAAAAAATTGCTTAGCTGCGCCTTGGGTGTCCTGGTCTGCGGACCGGCGGCCTTCGCCATCACCTTCACCGGTGATGTGGACGCCGACTTCACCGCACCCGAGGGCATCATCGTGCTGGACGGCGTCGGTGACGTGGGCTTGCCGGCCAACGCGCCGCCCTTGACCATCTCGGGTTGGGACCTCAGCAAGTCCGCCTTCGAGCTGGTTCGCGCCACCGGTGAGCTGCATGTGGGCCTGGATTTCGTCGGCTTCGGCGGCGACGCCGACGGCGACGGCAACGGCGGTGTCACCAGCATCTGGCTGGCCTCCAATGGCGGCGTGGACCTGCCCGGTTTGGCCATGACGGAATCCATCTGCATCGCCTTCGATTTCGACCAGGATGGCGGCTACGACCTGATCGCCGGCGTGGGCGCCAACGACGGCGTCTTCCGCGTCAGCGATTTCGTGGGCCTGCCCAGCCTGCCGGCCTTCGCTTTCGGTCCGCTGGCCCCGCACGACGGCGGCCACTTCTTCGGACCCGACATGGAGCTGACCCTGAGCAACCTCGGGTCGCTGGTCGACCTGGATCCGTCCGAACCCGTCTGCTTCAACTTCCTTGTCTTCGCCGGCTCCTATCAGGATGACGGCATCGGCGAGGACTACCAGGAAGGCGAGCTTTGCTTTCCGCCCGACGAGCTGGTGAGCGCGGTGGATCCGGTCAGCCCCACGCTGATCTCGGCCTATCCGAATCCCTTCAACCCGGCCACCACCCTGGCGGTGGAGCTTGGGCAGACGGGTCCTGTCGAGCTGTCCGTCTACAACCTGAACGGCCAGTTGGTGCAGACCCTGGTCAAGGGCATGATGGAAGCCGGTCGGCATGAGCTGAGCTTCGACGGCGCCGGGCTGCCCTCGGGCCTCTACCTGGCGAAGCTGGCCACGAGCCAGGGCACCCAGGTGACGCGCCTGGTGCTGACCAAGTAA
- a CDS encoding T9SS type A sorting domain-containing protein produces MRKHLMSSLCVLVLGPAAFALTFTGDAALDFALTGVVVELDGLDVGIASDAPPNTVSGWDLDRAYFHLDSNNDQLNVGFKFYGIAGDADGDGVEGGTAPWLAGNFGIDLPLLAQTESICIGLDFDQDGDYDLVAGTGMFDGVHRVSTFLPGTPLMPADAFGLPLPQHQGPHFFSPSALTPDYELTLDNISSLLLYDGPTTCFDYVFFAGSYQDNGVGEDYKYGTICFTDENVAAEEPAGFDLIRAYPNPFNPGTTLSVDLAATGPVELAVFNLGGQRVATLAKGLMPAGAHELRFEASHLPSGLYLARLSTASSVQVARLVLSK; encoded by the coding sequence ATGCGCAAACATCTCATGTCGAGCTTGTGTGTCCTGGTTCTCGGTCCGGCGGCCTTCGCCCTCACCTTCACGGGTGACGCGGCCTTGGATTTCGCCCTGACCGGCGTGGTGGTCGAACTGGACGGATTGGACGTGGGCATCGCCAGCGACGCGCCGCCCAACACCGTTTCCGGATGGGATCTGGACCGGGCTTACTTTCATCTGGATTCCAACAACGACCAGCTGAATGTGGGCTTCAAGTTCTACGGCATTGCCGGCGATGCGGACGGCGACGGCGTCGAGGGTGGAACCGCGCCGTGGCTGGCGGGCAATTTCGGCATTGACCTGCCTCTCCTGGCCCAGACGGAATCCATCTGCATCGGCCTCGACTTCGATCAGGATGGCGACTATGACCTCGTGGCCGGCACGGGCATGTTCGATGGCGTGCATCGGGTGAGCACCTTCCTGCCGGGCACACCCTTGATGCCCGCCGACGCCTTCGGCCTCCCGCTGCCCCAGCACCAGGGGCCGCACTTCTTCAGCCCATCGGCCCTCACGCCCGACTACGAGCTGACGCTGGACAACATCTCCAGCCTGCTCCTCTACGACGGCCCGACCACCTGCTTCGACTACGTCTTCTTCGCCGGATCCTACCAGGACAACGGCGTGGGCGAGGACTACAAGTACGGCACGATCTGCTTCACCGACGAGAACGTGGCGGCCGAGGAACCGGCCGGCTTTGACCTGATCCGCGCCTACCCGAATCCCTTCAATCCCGGCACCACCCTGTCGGTGGATCTGGCCGCAACGGGTCCCGTGGAGCTGGCGGTCTTCAACCTGGGCGGACAGCGGGTGGCCACCCTGGCCAAGGGTCTGATGCCGGCCGGCGCCCATGAGCTGCGCTTCGAGGCTTCTCATCTGCCCTCCGGCCTCTACCTGGCCCGCCTGAGCACGGCGAGCAGCGTCCAGGTGGCCCGTCTGGTGCTTTCCAAGTAA
- a CDS encoding NADH-quinone oxidoreductase subunit M codes for MIDLILPLVTFFPLAALGLLWLIPAGRTTLLKWAALALGTAEFLLSLPLFFAFDAARGGEYQFAVQADWMPRLGVSFHMGMDGIGLVLVLLTTLLLPIILLSSWTVTDRLKSYLMLYFLMTTGMVGVFVSLDFILFYVFWELTLIPMYFLIGIWGGPRRIYAAIKFFLYTMLGSVLMLIAILWIHWATIVPEVGRSFDLPLLLQHFHPTGQAQLWLFGAFALAFAIKVPMFPVHTWLPDAHVEAPTGGSVILAGVLLKMGTYGFLRFALPLFPAATRTLLPLLVALAVIGIVYGALVSIVQRDIKKLVAYSSVSHLGFVMLGLFALNAEGMSGAVLQMVNHGISTGALFLAVGVIYERRHTRQIAEFGGLASRMPLFAFILVVFCLSSVGLPGLNGFVGEFMILLGSFRSQPWATAIAATGVVLAAVYLLWMVQRVLFGPLTNPKNQGLSDLSARELLVFAPLLVLVVWIGVQPQPLLDRINPAVEATLELMRSR; via the coding sequence ATGATCGACCTCATCCTGCCCCTGGTCACCTTCTTCCCCCTGGCGGCCCTGGGGCTGCTCTGGCTGATTCCGGCCGGGCGGACGACCCTGCTCAAGTGGGCGGCGCTGGCGCTGGGCACGGCCGAGTTCCTCCTCTCCCTGCCCCTCTTCTTCGCCTTCGACGCGGCCCGCGGCGGGGAGTACCAATTCGCCGTGCAGGCGGACTGGATGCCGCGCCTGGGTGTCTCCTTCCACATGGGGATGGACGGCATCGGCCTCGTCCTCGTGCTGCTCACCACCCTGCTGCTGCCCATCATCCTGCTCTCCAGCTGGACGGTGACGGACCGGCTCAAGAGCTACCTCATGCTCTATTTCCTGATGACGACGGGCATGGTGGGCGTCTTCGTCTCGCTCGATTTCATCCTTTTCTATGTGTTCTGGGAGCTGACCCTCATCCCCATGTACTTCCTCATCGGGATCTGGGGCGGGCCACGGCGCATCTACGCGGCCATCAAGTTCTTCCTTTACACGATGCTGGGCAGCGTCCTGATGCTCATCGCCATCCTCTGGATCCACTGGGCGACCATCGTGCCCGAGGTGGGCCGCAGCTTCGACCTGCCCCTTCTGCTGCAACATTTCCATCCCACCGGCCAGGCCCAGCTCTGGCTGTTCGGCGCCTTCGCCCTCGCCTTCGCCATCAAGGTGCCCATGTTCCCCGTCCACACCTGGCTGCCCGACGCCCATGTGGAGGCGCCGACGGGGGGCAGCGTCATCCTGGCCGGCGTCCTGCTCAAGATGGGCACCTACGGCTTCCTGCGCTTCGCCCTGCCCCTCTTCCCGGCGGCGACCCGGACCCTGCTGCCCCTCCTGGTGGCCCTGGCCGTCATCGGCATCGTCTACGGCGCCCTCGTCTCCATCGTGCAGCGGGACATCAAGAAGCTGGTGGCCTACAGTTCCGTCTCGCATCTGGGCTTCGTCATGCTGGGCCTCTTCGCCCTCAACGCGGAGGGCATGTCGGGCGCCGTCCTGCAGATGGTCAACCACGGCATCTCCACCGGCGCCCTCTTCCTCGCCGTGGGCGTCATCTACGAGCGGCGGCACACCCGCCAGATCGCCGAGTTCGGCGGCCTGGCCAGCCGCATGCCGCTCTTCGCCTTCATCCTGGTCGTCTTCTGCCTGTCATCGGTGGGCCTGCCCGGACTCAACGGCTTCGTGGGCGAGTTCATGATCCTGCTGGGATCCTTCCGCAGCCAGCCCTGGGCCACGGCCATCGCCGCCACGGGCGTTGTGCTGGCCGCCGTCTACCTGCTGTGGATGGTGCAGCGCGTCCTCTTCGGGCCGCTCACCAATCCGAAGAACCAGGGGCTGTCCGACCTGTCGGCCCGCGAGCTGCTTGTCTTCGCCCCCCTCCTCGTGCTGGTGGTCTGGATCGGCGTCCAGCCCCAGCCCTTGTTGGATCGCATCAATCCGGCCGTCGAGGCCACCCTGGAGCTGATGAGGAGCCGCTGA
- a CDS encoding MBL fold metallo-hydrolase, with the protein MGQRLRLEQHATGGDRNFGYLVVHDGAALILDPGHDPSRLLEALAASEATLRWVVGSHGHEDHVASLDDLHRASGAARVLSRAAGRVAERLLGSEEEELPLGGLALSLLPTPGHTPCSLCLLLPALDGPPQLLTGDTLFVGKVGGSIDEAAARREFASLRGLLERCPEETGVWPGHDYGVRPSSTMGGERRENPFLLRSRFEDFLWLKENWLDYKKRHGIR; encoded by the coding sequence GTGGGGCAAAGGCTGCGCCTGGAGCAGCACGCGACGGGGGGCGACCGCAACTTCGGCTATTTGGTCGTCCATGACGGCGCGGCTCTCATCCTGGATCCCGGACACGACCCATCCCGTCTGCTGGAGGCACTGGCCGCCAGCGAAGCCACCCTGCGCTGGGTGGTGGGCAGCCATGGCCATGAGGACCATGTGGCCAGCCTGGATGACCTGCACCGGGCCAGCGGAGCCGCCCGCGTCCTCTCCCGCGCGGCGGGTCGAGTGGCGGAACGGCTGCTTGGTTCCGAGGAAGAGGAGCTTCCCCTGGGCGGCCTGGCGCTCTCACTCCTGCCCACGCCAGGACACACGCCCTGCAGCTTGTGCCTGCTTCTGCCCGCCCTTGACGGCCCTCCCCAGCTCCTGACCGGGGACACGCTCTTCGTGGGCAAGGTGGGGGGGAGCATCGACGAGGCGGCGGCGCGTCGGGAGTTCGCCTCCTTGCGGGGGCTGCTCGAGCGGTGTCCGGAGGAGACGGGCGTCTGGCCGGGTCACGACTATGGCGTGCGGCCTTCGTCCACCATGGGCGGGGAGCGGCGGGAGAACCCCTTCCTGCTTCGCTCCCGCTTCGAGGATTTTCTTTGGCTGAAAGAGAATTGGCTGGATTACAAAAAGCGGCATGGCATCCGCTGA
- the nuoL gene encoding NADH-quinone oxidoreductase subunit L — MSAGTLELLLILVPLLPLAGAALNGLLGRHTSARVSGALATAAIAGSFIISYILFRELQQWPEEARRLLVSYGPWMHAGGLELDWSLLLDPLSIVYALFVSGVATLIHLYSIGYMGKDPSFARYFAYLNLFSFAMLTLVLGGNYLVMFLGWEGVGLCSYLLIGFWFSDMEKASAGKKAFVVNRIGDFGFLLALFLLFSQLGSLEFGQLAEKAGGLPMGHWLPTAAALLLFLGAAGKSAQIPLYVWLPDAMAGPTPVSALIHAATMVTAGLYMIARSHFLYSLAPAALLTVAIVGAATALFAATIGLAQRDIKKVLAYSTVSQLGYMFLAMGVGAYSAGLFHVVTHAFFKALLFLGAGAVIHAMHHVYHEVHDHQRDPQDMRNMGGLKRHLPVTYWTFLVATVAIAGFPPFAGFFSKDEILWQAFHTGHWPLWLMALAAAGLTSFYMFRLLFLTFHGRYRGPATEETHFRENPLVMTLPLVVLAVLSAIAGFWGLPHFLDFAHVGNRFDEFLAPVFHSGTDLALRHELASHGAPALEWGLALASVAVALLGLLQARRWYLRRPELAERAVARHPRLHDRLLNKWYVDEFYEATVVRPVAALGEFCSRQVDGLVIDGLVNGSGRASEAAGRLLRRLQTGRLPHYLAAMALGLALLLAIVFTR, encoded by the coding sequence ATGAGCGCGGGCACCCTCGAACTGCTGCTGATCCTCGTTCCCCTGCTGCCCCTGGCCGGCGCCGCCCTCAACGGCCTGCTGGGACGCCACACCAGCGCGCGGGTGTCGGGCGCCCTGGCCACGGCGGCCATCGCCGGCAGCTTCATTATCTCCTACATCCTCTTCCGCGAGCTGCAGCAGTGGCCGGAGGAGGCGCGGCGCCTGCTGGTCAGCTACGGCCCCTGGATGCATGCCGGCGGCCTGGAGCTGGACTGGAGCCTGCTGCTCGACCCCCTCTCCATCGTTTACGCCCTCTTCGTCAGCGGGGTGGCCACCCTCATCCACCTCTACAGCATCGGCTACATGGGGAAGGACCCCTCCTTCGCCCGCTACTTCGCCTATCTCAACCTCTTCAGCTTCGCCATGCTGACCCTGGTGCTGGGCGGCAACTATCTGGTGATGTTCCTGGGATGGGAGGGCGTGGGGCTCTGCTCCTACCTGCTCATCGGCTTCTGGTTCAGCGACATGGAGAAGGCCAGCGCCGGCAAGAAGGCCTTCGTCGTGAACCGCATCGGGGACTTCGGCTTCCTCCTCGCCCTCTTCCTGCTCTTCAGCCAGCTGGGCAGCCTGGAGTTCGGCCAGCTGGCGGAGAAGGCGGGCGGGCTGCCCATGGGGCACTGGCTGCCCACCGCCGCCGCCCTCCTTCTCTTCCTGGGAGCCGCGGGCAAGAGCGCCCAGATCCCGCTCTACGTCTGGCTGCCGGACGCCATGGCGGGCCCCACCCCCGTCTCGGCGCTGATCCACGCCGCCACCATGGTGACGGCCGGGCTCTACATGATCGCCCGCAGCCACTTCCTTTACAGCCTGGCGCCAGCCGCCCTGCTCACGGTGGCCATCGTGGGCGCCGCCACCGCCCTCTTCGCCGCCACCATCGGCCTGGCCCAGCGCGACATCAAGAAGGTGCTGGCCTACTCGACGGTCAGCCAGCTGGGCTACATGTTCCTGGCCATGGGGGTGGGCGCCTACAGCGCCGGGCTCTTCCACGTGGTGACCCACGCCTTCTTCAAGGCCCTGCTCTTCCTCGGGGCGGGGGCCGTCATCCACGCCATGCACCACGTCTACCACGAGGTGCACGACCACCAGCGCGACCCGCAGGACATGCGCAACATGGGCGGGCTGAAGCGGCATCTGCCCGTCACTTATTGGACCTTCCTGGTGGCCACCGTCGCCATCGCCGGCTTCCCGCCCTTCGCCGGTTTCTTCAGCAAGGACGAGATCCTCTGGCAGGCCTTCCACACGGGCCACTGGCCCCTCTGGTTGATGGCCCTGGCCGCGGCCGGCCTCACCAGCTTCTACATGTTCCGCCTGCTCTTCCTCACCTTCCACGGGCGCTACCGGGGGCCGGCGACGGAGGAGACCCATTTCCGCGAGAACCCCCTCGTCATGACCCTGCCCCTCGTCGTGCTGGCCGTGCTCTCCGCCATCGCCGGTTTCTGGGGCCTGCCCCATTTCCTGGACTTCGCCCACGTGGGGAACCGCTTCGACGAGTTTCTGGCGCCGGTCTTCCATTCAGGCACCGATCTGGCCCTGCGCCACGAGCTGGCTTCCCACGGCGCCCCCGCCCTCGAGTGGGGCCTGGCCCTGGCCAGCGTGGCGGTGGCGCTGCTGGGCCTCCTGCAGGCCCGCCGCTGGTACCTGCGGCGGCCGGAGCTGGCCGAACGCGCCGTGGCCCGGCATCCCCGGCTCCATGACCGCCTGCTCAACAAGTGGTACGTGGACGAGTTCTACGAGGCGACGGTGGTGAGACCGGTGGCCGCGCTGGGCGAGTTCTGCTCGCGGCAGGTGGACGGCCTCGTGATCGATGGGCTGGTCAATGGATCGGGCCGGGCCAGCGAGGCGGCCGGGCGGCTGTTGCGCCGCCTGCAGACGGGCCGGCTGCCCCACTACCTGGCCGCCATGGCCCTGGGACTGGCCCTGCTCCTGGCAATCGTCTTCACCCGATGA
- a CDS encoding NADH-quinone oxidoreductase subunit N, whose product MDLSGLNVASLLPEMIVAGGGLLVLGFHALWQGRRDGWLGGIALVAVLAALAACLWPATREAGYFGTALSDSLAFAGRITVLASLLLLLPGGASYLRERDLPRAETHALALFAACGMMALASAGDLIIVFLAVEVLSLSLYALAGLLGERRPSREAALTYFLAGSFASGFLLFGMALLAGAAGTTSLGGLAAGLARQAGTGGEWIALGGTVLMLTGFLFKVGAVPFHSWVAEVYTGSPTWVTAFMSTGAKAAAFAGFGRVVLPLAGLGDGWVIVLGICAALTMVLGNFTALVQLNAKRMLAFSSVAHAGYLLLGLMATRQAGENLEAVLFYLLPYVLVNAALFLIAAKVSAAGGGAYHLDDYKGLARRSPLLAGLLTVLLLGLAGIPPLAGFLGKFYVFSAAVRAGHTGLAVLGVLTSVVAVYTYLRPVVYAWFHEPERSEPLTRDAGLLGAGLLASLGLVVLGVWPRLWLDLTRGIGL is encoded by the coding sequence ATGGACCTGAGCGGACTGAATGTCGCCAGCCTGCTGCCCGAGATGATCGTGGCCGGCGGCGGCCTGCTCGTGCTGGGCTTCCATGCCCTGTGGCAGGGTCGGCGCGACGGCTGGCTGGGCGGGATCGCCCTCGTCGCCGTCCTGGCGGCGCTGGCCGCCTGCCTCTGGCCGGCCACCCGCGAGGCGGGCTACTTCGGCACGGCCCTCTCCGACTCCCTCGCCTTCGCCGGCCGCATCACCGTGCTGGCCTCCCTGCTCCTGCTGCTGCCGGGCGGCGCCTCCTACCTGCGCGAGCGGGACTTGCCCCGGGCCGAGACCCACGCCCTGGCCCTCTTCGCCGCCTGCGGCATGATGGCCCTGGCCTCGGCCGGGGACCTGATCATCGTCTTTCTTGCGGTGGAAGTGCTCAGCCTCAGCCTTTACGCCCTGGCCGGCCTGCTGGGGGAGCGGCGTCCCTCCCGCGAGGCGGCGCTCACCTACTTCCTGGCCGGCTCCTTCGCCTCCGGCTTCCTCCTTTTCGGCATGGCCCTGCTTGCCGGCGCGGCGGGCACCACCAGCCTGGGCGGACTGGCCGCCGGCCTGGCGCGGCAGGCGGGCACCGGCGGCGAATGGATCGCCCTGGGCGGCACCGTGCTCATGCTGACCGGCTTCCTCTTCAAGGTGGGAGCCGTGCCCTTCCACTCGTGGGTGGCCGAGGTCTACACGGGGAGCCCCACCTGGGTGACCGCCTTCATGAGCACGGGGGCCAAGGCGGCCGCCTTCGCCGGGTTCGGCCGCGTCGTGCTGCCCCTGGCCGGCCTGGGTGACGGCTGGGTGATCGTGCTGGGCATCTGCGCCGCCCTGACCATGGTGCTGGGCAATTTCACGGCCCTGGTGCAGCTGAATGCCAAGCGCATGCTGGCCTTCAGCAGCGTGGCCCACGCCGGCTACCTGCTGCTGGGGCTGATGGCCACCCGCCAGGCGGGCGAGAACCTGGAGGCGGTCCTCTTCTACCTGCTGCCCTACGTGCTGGTCAACGCCGCTCTCTTCCTCATCGCCGCGAAAGTGAGCGCCGCCGGCGGGGGCGCCTACCACCTGGACGACTACAAGGGTCTGGCCCGGCGCAGTCCGCTGCTGGCCGGCCTGCTCACCGTGCTCCTGCTGGGGCTGGCCGGCATTCCGCCCCTGGCCGGTTTCCTGGGCAAGTTCTACGTCTTCTCGGCCGCCGTGCGCGCCGGCCACACCGGTTTGGCCGTGCTGGGCGTGCTGACCAGCGTGGTGGCCGTCTACACCTACCTGCGTCCCGTCGTCTACGCCTGGTTCCACGAGCCGGAGCGAAGCGAGCCGCTGACCCGCGACGCCGGCCTGCTGGGGGCGGGTCTGCTGGCCTCGCTGGGGCTGGTCGTGCTGGGCGTCTGGCCCCGGCTCTGGCTGGACCTCACCCGCGGCATCGGCCTGTAG
- a CDS encoding sodium:proton antiporter, which produces MIVRRLGLVLLLLAVLLPLEPLGRWDAALPGLALAAEGPPTDKLDGAPGPASGGGDAAHKSQPGQAQAADLTEASSAHAATLGEELPLWSAIPFVGILLSIALFPLLAPRFWHHHFGKVAAFWALLFALPFALAYGWHQAAHSLLHILVLDYVPFIILLAGLYVIAGGIAVQGSLAGTPGVNTALLLIGTLLASWIGTTGASMLMIRPLLRSNSNRRNRAHLVIFFIFLVSNIGGALTPIGDPPLFLGFLHGVKFFWTLACLPAMAFNAGILLVLFYIIDAALLKRENLAPQQIEREAVLMRIEGSFNFLLLGGVVGAVILSGVFNHHPVFYNDVTHQVHGITMMGGDHPLTLPWLSLLRDGAIILLLLASWKLTRQSTRELNHYNWFPIQEVGFLFAGIFVTIIPALEILKAGTHGAMAFIIERVSTDASYFWITGLLSSFLDNAPTYLTFFNTALGSRYPGMAEAQAVPLLMEHGTTLLAISLGAVFMGANTYIGNAPNFMVKSIAEQSGVKMPSFFGYMAWSGGILIPLFLLNTWIFF; this is translated from the coding sequence ATGATCGTGCGCCGCCTCGGCCTGGTCCTGCTGTTGTTGGCCGTCCTGCTGCCCTTGGAGCCGCTGGGTCGATGGGACGCCGCCCTGCCTGGACTGGCCCTGGCCGCCGAGGGGCCGCCGACGGACAAACTGGACGGGGCGCCGGGTCCGGCCAGCGGCGGGGGCGACGCCGCCCACAAGTCCCAGCCCGGCCAAGCGCAGGCGGCGGACTTGACGGAGGCGTCCTCGGCCCATGCTGCGACCCTGGGCGAGGAGCTGCCCCTCTGGAGCGCCATCCCCTTTGTCGGCATCCTGCTCTCCATCGCTCTCTTCCCGTTGTTGGCGCCCCGCTTCTGGCACCACCATTTCGGCAAGGTGGCGGCCTTCTGGGCCCTGCTCTTCGCCCTGCCCTTCGCCCTGGCCTACGGCTGGCACCAGGCCGCCCACTCGCTCCTGCACATCCTGGTGCTGGACTACGTGCCCTTCATCATCCTGCTCGCCGGCCTCTACGTCATCGCTGGCGGCATCGCCGTGCAGGGCAGCCTGGCGGGCACTCCCGGGGTGAACACGGCCCTGCTGCTCATCGGCACCCTGCTGGCCTCGTGGATCGGAACGACCGGGGCCAGCATGCTGATGATCCGACCCCTGCTGCGCTCCAACTCCAACCGGCGCAACCGGGCCCACCTCGTCATCTTCTTCATCTTCCTGGTGTCCAACATCGGCGGCGCCCTGACGCCCATCGGGGATCCGCCCCTCTTCCTCGGTTTCCTCCACGGCGTCAAGTTCTTCTGGACCCTGGCCTGCCTGCCCGCCATGGCCTTCAACGCGGGCATCCTGCTGGTCCTTTTCTACATCATCGATGCCGCCCTGCTCAAGCGGGAGAATCTGGCCCCCCAGCAGATCGAGCGGGAGGCCGTCCTCATGCGGATCGAGGGCTCCTTCAATTTCCTGCTGCTGGGGGGCGTGGTGGGCGCCGTCATCCTCTCCGGCGTCTTCAACCATCACCCCGTCTTCTACAACGACGTGACCCACCAGGTGCACGGCATCACGATGATGGGCGGCGATCATCCCCTCACCCTGCCCTGGTTGAGCCTGCTGCGGGACGGCGCCATCATCCTGCTGCTGCTCGCCTCCTGGAAGCTCACGAGGCAGTCCACGCGCGAACTCAACCACTACAACTGGTTCCCCATCCAGGAGGTGGGCTTCCTCTTCGCGGGCATCTTCGTCACCATCATTCCGGCCCTGGAGATCCTCAAGGCCGGCACCCACGGCGCCATGGCCTTCATCATCGAGCGGGTCAGCACCGACGCCAGCTACTTCTGGATCACCGGCCTGCTCTCCAGTTTCCTGGACAACGCCCCGACCTATCTCACCTTCTTCAACACCGCGCTGGGCAGCCGCTACCCCGGGATGGCCGAGGCCCAAGCCGTGCCCCTGCTCATGGAGCACGGCACCACCCTGCTTGCCATCAGCCTGGGCGCGGTTTTCATGGGGGCCAACACCTACATCGGCAACGCCCCCAATTTCATGGTGAAGTCCATCGCCGAGCAGTCCGGCGTGAAGATGCCCAGCTTCTTCGGCTACATGGCCTGGTCGGGCGGCATCCTCATCCCCCTCTTCCTGCTCAACACTTGGATTTTCTTCTAG